A stretch of the Arachis stenosperma cultivar V10309 chromosome 6, arast.V10309.gnm1.PFL2, whole genome shotgun sequence genome encodes the following:
- the LOC130933278 gene encoding G-type lectin S-receptor-like serine/threonine-protein kinase SD2-5 isoform X1: MAKNWSQFNVIMDTFFCFCILLQCEIVFASIQRVGKVFPGLEGSQMNWVDRDGKFLVSNNGEFNFGFDQTQNDTTLFLLAVVHTASSKVVWSANRAVPVSNSDKFVFDEKGNAFLEKGGKTVWSSDTSGKGVSSMELKDTGNLVLIGSNDSEVIWQSFDDPTDTLLPMQEFHKGMKLVSEPDSNNFTYVLEIGSSGDVTLSAVLQTLQPMPYWSMQSDSRRIVNRGGNEVASATIVANAWRFYDKNKSLLWEFVFKDNDAVNDTWTAVLGSDGIITFYSLQNQGLDGVAPRRIPEYSCSTPEPCDTYNLCTGDRKCSCPSVLSSRPNCKPGFASPCNSKGAIELVKADDGLNYFGLGFLSPFSRTDLIGCKTSCSENCSCLAMFFQESSRSCFLLDWIGSFEKSDKDTGFVSYIKVSSDGGTDKGDGGNGNKQTVIVVIIVVLTLLVISGMIFLGLRYYKKSEPSAETPQENSDGDTFLENLTGMPIRYGYNDLEIATNNFSEKLGQGGFGSVYKGVLPNGTELAVKKLEGIGQGKREFRAEVSIIGSIHHHHLVRLKGFCAEGTHRLLAYEYMANGSLDKWIFNKNNAEFSLDWDTRFNIALGTAKGLAYLHEDCDSKIVHCDIKPENVLLDENFNAKVSDFGLAKLMTREQSHVFTTLRGTRGYLAPEWITNYAISEKSDVYSYGMVLLEIIGGRKNYDPAESSEKSYFPYFTFKMMEEGKLRDIVDSELKAYEDDERVEIAIKVALWCIQEDMNLRPSMSKVVQMLEGLCTVPKPPSRFSPLGSNIHSIPFSMSTSEAGTSSSAPSDTNTEAFLRGVQLSGPR; this comes from the coding sequence ATGGCAAAAAATTGGTCTCAATTCAATGTTATTATGGATACCTTCTTCTGTTTCTGTATCCTTCTACAGTGTGAGATTGTGTTTGCTAGTATTCAAAGGGTAGGAAAGGTATTTCCAGGTCTAGAAGGTTCTCAAATGAATTGGGTAGATAGGGATGGAAAGTTTCTTGTTTCCAACAATGGAGAATTCAACTTTGGGTTTGATCAAACCCAAAATGATACCACATTGTTTCTATTAGCAGTGGTCCACACTGCTAGTTCCAAGGTTGTTTGGTCCGCGAATAGAGcggttcctgtttcgaattctGATAAATTTGTGTTTGATGAGAAGGGTAATGCCTTTTTGGAGAAAGGGGGGAAAACTGTTTGGTCTAGTGACACAAGTGGAAAAGGGGTTTCTTCAATGGAATTGAAGGACACTGGGAATTTGGTTTTGATTGGGAGTAATGACAGTGAAGTGATTTGGCAGAGCTTCGATGATCCGACTGATACATTGCTTCCAATGCAGGAATTCCATAAGGGAATGAAACTTGTTAGTGAGCCTGATTCTAACAACTTTACCTATGTTCTTGAGATTGGATCATCCGGCGATGTCACTCTTTCGGCCGTGTTACAAACTCTGCAACCAATGCCATATTGGTCTATGcagagtgacagccgcagaatCGTCAATAGAGGTGGCAATGAGGTGGCTTCGGCAACCATTGTTGCGAATGCTTGGAGGTTCTATGACAAGAATAAGTCATTGTTGTGGGAATTTGTTTTCAAAGATAATGATGCTGTGAATGATACTTGGACTGCAGTGTTGGGAAGTGATGGTATTATCACATTCTACAGTCTCCAAAATCAAGGATTGGATGGCGTCGCGCCAAGAAGAATTCCAGAATATTCTTGCAGCACACCGGAGCCTTGTGATACCTACAATTTATGCACCGGTGACAGAAAGTGCAGCTGTCCTTCTGTTCTAAGCTCTAGGCCTAATTGCAAACCGGGTTTTGCCTCTCCTTGTAACTCGAAAGGTGCAATTGAGCTAGTTAAGGCGGACGATGGACTAAACTACTTTGGGCTCGGGTTCCTTTCACCCTTTTCGAGAACTGATCTGATTGGTTGCAAGACTTCCTGCAGTGAAAATTGTTCATGCCTTGCTATGTTCTTCCAAGAAAGTTCAAGAAGTTGTTTTCTATTGGATTGGATCGGAAGCTTTGAGAAGTCTGATAAGGATACTGGTTTTGTCTCTTACATTAAGGTCTCTAGTGATGGTGGCACTGACAAAGGTGATGGTGGAAATGGTAATAAGCAAACCGTGATTGTTGTGATAATTGTGGTTTTAACATTGCTTGTTATTTCTGGTATGATCTTTCTAGGCCTGAGATACTACAAGAAAAGTGAACCTTCAGCCGAGACTCCCCAAGAGAATTCGGATGGTGACACTTTCTTGGAGAACTTAACTGGCATGCCAATTCGCTATGGCTACAACGATCTTGAAATCGCAACTAATAACTTCTCTGAGAAGCTTGGGCAAGGGGGTTTCGGCTCGGTTTACAAAGGAGTCCTACCAAATGGAACAGAACTAGCTGTGAAAAAGTTGGAAGGAATTGGCCAGGGGAAGAGAGAGTTCAGAGCTGAAGTTAGCATAATTGGTAGCATTCATCATCACCATCTGGTTCGGCTTAAAGGATTTTGTGCCGAAGGAACTCACCGGCTTCTTGCTTATGAGTACATGGCTAATGGCTCCTTGGATAAATGGATATTCAACAAAAACAATGCAGAATTTTCATTGGATTGGGACACAAGGTTCAATATAGCGCTTGGAACTGCGAAAGGACTCGCATACCTTCATGAGGATTGTGACTCAAAGATTGTTCATTGTGATATCAAACCAGAAAATGTGCTTCTAGATGAGAACTTCAATGCCAAAGTTTCAGATTTTGGTCTGGCTAAGCTCATGACGCGCGAACAAAGCCATGTTTTCACAACACTAAGGGGGACTCGAGGGTATCTCGCCCCAGAGTGGATAACAAACTACGCCATATCAGAGAAGAGTGATGTATACAGCTATGGTATGGTTTTGTTAGAGATAATTGGCGGCCGGAAAAACTATGATCCGGCCGAAAGCTCGGAGAAATCCTATTTCCCATATTTTACATTCAAGATGATGGAAGAAGGGAAACTAAGAGACATTGTTGATTCAGAATTGAaagcatatgaagatgatgAGAGGGTAGAGATTGCAATCAAAGTTGCATTGTGGTGCATACAAGAAGACATGAATCTAAGGCCTTCAATGAGCAAAGTTGTGCAAATGCTTGAAGGTCTTTGCACTGTTCCTAAGCCACCATCAAGATTTTCTCCATTAGGATCTAACATTCACTCAATTCCTTTTTCTATGTCAACTAGTGAGGCTGGAACTTCTTCATCAGCACCATCAGATACTAACACTGAAGCTTTTCTCCGTGGGGTTCAACTTTCAGGGCCAAGATAA
- the LOC130933278 gene encoding G-type lectin S-receptor-like serine/threonine-protein kinase SD2-5 isoform X3 → MVFRYEIKTHETKGNAFLEKGGKTVWSSDTSGKGVSSMELKDTGNLVLIGSNDSEVIWQSFDDPTDTLLPMQEFHKGMKLVSEPDSNNFTYVLEIGSSGDVTLSAVLQTLQPMPYWSMQSDSRRIVNRGGNEVASATIVANAWRFYDKNKSLLWEFVFKDNDAVNDTWTAVLGSDGIITFYSLQNQGLDGVAPRRIPEYSCSTPEPCDTYNLCTGDRKCSCPSVLSSRPNCKPGFASPCNSKGAIELVKADDGLNYFGLGFLSPFSRTDLIGCKTSCSENCSCLAMFFQESSRSCFLLDWIGSFEKSDKDTGFVSYIKVSSDGGTDKGDGGNGNKQTVIVVIIVVLTLLVISGMIFLGLRYYKKSEPSAETPQENSDGDTFLENLTGMPIRYGYNDLEIATNNFSEKLGQGGFGSVYKGVLPNGTELAVKKLEGIGQGKREFRAEVSIIGSIHHHHLVRLKGFCAEGTHRLLAYEYMANGSLDKWIFNKNNAEFSLDWDTRFNIALGTAKGLAYLHEDCDSKIVHCDIKPENVLLDENFNAKVSDFGLAKLMTREQSHVFTTLRGTRGYLAPEWITNYAISEKSDVYSYGMVLLEIIGGRKNYDPAESSEKSYFPYFTFKMMEEGKLRDIVDSELKAYEDDERVEIAIKVALWCIQEDMNLRPSMSKVVQMLEGLCTVPKPPSRFSPLGSNIHSIPFSMSTSEAGTSSSAPSDTNTEAFLRGVQLSGPR, encoded by the exons ATGGTTTTCAGGTATGAGATCAAGACTCATGAAACTAAG GGTAATGCCTTTTTGGAGAAAGGGGGGAAAACTGTTTGGTCTAGTGACACAAGTGGAAAAGGGGTTTCTTCAATGGAATTGAAGGACACTGGGAATTTGGTTTTGATTGGGAGTAATGACAGTGAAGTGATTTGGCAGAGCTTCGATGATCCGACTGATACATTGCTTCCAATGCAGGAATTCCATAAGGGAATGAAACTTGTTAGTGAGCCTGATTCTAACAACTTTACCTATGTTCTTGAGATTGGATCATCCGGCGATGTCACTCTTTCGGCCGTGTTACAAACTCTGCAACCAATGCCATATTGGTCTATGcagagtgacagccgcagaatCGTCAATAGAGGTGGCAATGAGGTGGCTTCGGCAACCATTGTTGCGAATGCTTGGAGGTTCTATGACAAGAATAAGTCATTGTTGTGGGAATTTGTTTTCAAAGATAATGATGCTGTGAATGATACTTGGACTGCAGTGTTGGGAAGTGATGGTATTATCACATTCTACAGTCTCCAAAATCAAGGATTGGATGGCGTCGCGCCAAGAAGAATTCCAGAATATTCTTGCAGCACACCGGAGCCTTGTGATACCTACAATTTATGCACCGGTGACAGAAAGTGCAGCTGTCCTTCTGTTCTAAGCTCTAGGCCTAATTGCAAACCGGGTTTTGCCTCTCCTTGTAACTCGAAAGGTGCAATTGAGCTAGTTAAGGCGGACGATGGACTAAACTACTTTGGGCTCGGGTTCCTTTCACCCTTTTCGAGAACTGATCTGATTGGTTGCAAGACTTCCTGCAGTGAAAATTGTTCATGCCTTGCTATGTTCTTCCAAGAAAGTTCAAGAAGTTGTTTTCTATTGGATTGGATCGGAAGCTTTGAGAAGTCTGATAAGGATACTGGTTTTGTCTCTTACATTAAGGTCTCTAGTGATGGTGGCACTGACAAAGGTGATGGTGGAAATGGTAATAAGCAAACCGTGATTGTTGTGATAATTGTGGTTTTAACATTGCTTGTTATTTCTGGTATGATCTTTCTAGGCCTGAGATACTACAAGAAAAGTGAACCTTCAGCCGAGACTCCCCAAGAGAATTCGGATGGTGACACTTTCTTGGAGAACTTAACTGGCATGCCAATTCGCTATGGCTACAACGATCTTGAAATCGCAACTAATAACTTCTCTGAGAAGCTTGGGCAAGGGGGTTTCGGCTCGGTTTACAAAGGAGTCCTACCAAATGGAACAGAACTAGCTGTGAAAAAGTTGGAAGGAATTGGCCAGGGGAAGAGAGAGTTCAGAGCTGAAGTTAGCATAATTGGTAGCATTCATCATCACCATCTGGTTCGGCTTAAAGGATTTTGTGCCGAAGGAACTCACCGGCTTCTTGCTTATGAGTACATGGCTAATGGCTCCTTGGATAAATGGATATTCAACAAAAACAATGCAGAATTTTCATTGGATTGGGACACAAGGTTCAATATAGCGCTTGGAACTGCGAAAGGACTCGCATACCTTCATGAGGATTGTGACTCAAAGATTGTTCATTGTGATATCAAACCAGAAAATGTGCTTCTAGATGAGAACTTCAATGCCAAAGTTTCAGATTTTGGTCTGGCTAAGCTCATGACGCGCGAACAAAGCCATGTTTTCACAACACTAAGGGGGACTCGAGGGTATCTCGCCCCAGAGTGGATAACAAACTACGCCATATCAGAGAAGAGTGATGTATACAGCTATGGTATGGTTTTGTTAGAGATAATTGGCGGCCGGAAAAACTATGATCCGGCCGAAAGCTCGGAGAAATCCTATTTCCCATATTTTACATTCAAGATGATGGAAGAAGGGAAACTAAGAGACATTGTTGATTCAGAATTGAaagcatatgaagatgatgAGAGGGTAGAGATTGCAATCAAAGTTGCATTGTGGTGCATACAAGAAGACATGAATCTAAGGCCTTCAATGAGCAAAGTTGTGCAAATGCTTGAAGGTCTTTGCACTGTTCCTAAGCCACCATCAAGATTTTCTCCATTAGGATCTAACATTCACTCAATTCCTTTTTCTATGTCAACTAGTGAGGCTGGAACTTCTTCATCAGCACCATCAGATACTAACACTGAAGCTTTTCTCCGTGGGGTTCAACTTTCAGGGCCAAGATAA
- the LOC130933278 gene encoding G-type lectin S-receptor-like serine/threonine-protein kinase SD2-5 isoform X4: protein MVFRYEIKTHETKEFHKGMKLVSEPDSNNFTYVLEIGSSGDVTLSAVLQTLQPMPYWSMQSDSRRIVNRGGNEVASATIVANAWRFYDKNKSLLWEFVFKDNDAVNDTWTAVLGSDGIITFYSLQNQGLDGVAPRRIPEYSCSTPEPCDTYNLCTGDRKCSCPSVLSSRPNCKPGFASPCNSKGAIELVKADDGLNYFGLGFLSPFSRTDLIGCKTSCSENCSCLAMFFQESSRSCFLLDWIGSFEKSDKDTGFVSYIKVSSDGGTDKGDGGNGNKQTVIVVIIVVLTLLVISGMIFLGLRYYKKSEPSAETPQENSDGDTFLENLTGMPIRYGYNDLEIATNNFSEKLGQGGFGSVYKGVLPNGTELAVKKLEGIGQGKREFRAEVSIIGSIHHHHLVRLKGFCAEGTHRLLAYEYMANGSLDKWIFNKNNAEFSLDWDTRFNIALGTAKGLAYLHEDCDSKIVHCDIKPENVLLDENFNAKVSDFGLAKLMTREQSHVFTTLRGTRGYLAPEWITNYAISEKSDVYSYGMVLLEIIGGRKNYDPAESSEKSYFPYFTFKMMEEGKLRDIVDSELKAYEDDERVEIAIKVALWCIQEDMNLRPSMSKVVQMLEGLCTVPKPPSRFSPLGSNIHSIPFSMSTSEAGTSSSAPSDTNTEAFLRGVQLSGPR, encoded by the exons ATGGTTTTCAGGTATGAGATCAAGACTCATGAAACTAAG GAATTCCATAAGGGAATGAAACTTGTTAGTGAGCCTGATTCTAACAACTTTACCTATGTTCTTGAGATTGGATCATCCGGCGATGTCACTCTTTCGGCCGTGTTACAAACTCTGCAACCAATGCCATATTGGTCTATGcagagtgacagccgcagaatCGTCAATAGAGGTGGCAATGAGGTGGCTTCGGCAACCATTGTTGCGAATGCTTGGAGGTTCTATGACAAGAATAAGTCATTGTTGTGGGAATTTGTTTTCAAAGATAATGATGCTGTGAATGATACTTGGACTGCAGTGTTGGGAAGTGATGGTATTATCACATTCTACAGTCTCCAAAATCAAGGATTGGATGGCGTCGCGCCAAGAAGAATTCCAGAATATTCTTGCAGCACACCGGAGCCTTGTGATACCTACAATTTATGCACCGGTGACAGAAAGTGCAGCTGTCCTTCTGTTCTAAGCTCTAGGCCTAATTGCAAACCGGGTTTTGCCTCTCCTTGTAACTCGAAAGGTGCAATTGAGCTAGTTAAGGCGGACGATGGACTAAACTACTTTGGGCTCGGGTTCCTTTCACCCTTTTCGAGAACTGATCTGATTGGTTGCAAGACTTCCTGCAGTGAAAATTGTTCATGCCTTGCTATGTTCTTCCAAGAAAGTTCAAGAAGTTGTTTTCTATTGGATTGGATCGGAAGCTTTGAGAAGTCTGATAAGGATACTGGTTTTGTCTCTTACATTAAGGTCTCTAGTGATGGTGGCACTGACAAAGGTGATGGTGGAAATGGTAATAAGCAAACCGTGATTGTTGTGATAATTGTGGTTTTAACATTGCTTGTTATTTCTGGTATGATCTTTCTAGGCCTGAGATACTACAAGAAAAGTGAACCTTCAGCCGAGACTCCCCAAGAGAATTCGGATGGTGACACTTTCTTGGAGAACTTAACTGGCATGCCAATTCGCTATGGCTACAACGATCTTGAAATCGCAACTAATAACTTCTCTGAGAAGCTTGGGCAAGGGGGTTTCGGCTCGGTTTACAAAGGAGTCCTACCAAATGGAACAGAACTAGCTGTGAAAAAGTTGGAAGGAATTGGCCAGGGGAAGAGAGAGTTCAGAGCTGAAGTTAGCATAATTGGTAGCATTCATCATCACCATCTGGTTCGGCTTAAAGGATTTTGTGCCGAAGGAACTCACCGGCTTCTTGCTTATGAGTACATGGCTAATGGCTCCTTGGATAAATGGATATTCAACAAAAACAATGCAGAATTTTCATTGGATTGGGACACAAGGTTCAATATAGCGCTTGGAACTGCGAAAGGACTCGCATACCTTCATGAGGATTGTGACTCAAAGATTGTTCATTGTGATATCAAACCAGAAAATGTGCTTCTAGATGAGAACTTCAATGCCAAAGTTTCAGATTTTGGTCTGGCTAAGCTCATGACGCGCGAACAAAGCCATGTTTTCACAACACTAAGGGGGACTCGAGGGTATCTCGCCCCAGAGTGGATAACAAACTACGCCATATCAGAGAAGAGTGATGTATACAGCTATGGTATGGTTTTGTTAGAGATAATTGGCGGCCGGAAAAACTATGATCCGGCCGAAAGCTCGGAGAAATCCTATTTCCCATATTTTACATTCAAGATGATGGAAGAAGGGAAACTAAGAGACATTGTTGATTCAGAATTGAaagcatatgaagatgatgAGAGGGTAGAGATTGCAATCAAAGTTGCATTGTGGTGCATACAAGAAGACATGAATCTAAGGCCTTCAATGAGCAAAGTTGTGCAAATGCTTGAAGGTCTTTGCACTGTTCCTAAGCCACCATCAAGATTTTCTCCATTAGGATCTAACATTCACTCAATTCCTTTTTCTATGTCAACTAGTGAGGCTGGAACTTCTTCATCAGCACCATCAGATACTAACACTGAAGCTTTTCTCCGTGGGGTTCAACTTTCAGGGCCAAGATAA
- the LOC130933278 gene encoding G-type lectin S-receptor-like serine/threonine-protein kinase SD2-5 isoform X2: MAKNWSQFNVIMDTFFCFCILLQCEIVFASIQRVGKVFPGLEGSQMNWVDRDGKFLVSNNGEFNFGFDQTQNDTTLFLLAVVHTASSKVVWSANRAVPVSNSDKFVFDEKGNAFLEKGGKTVWSSDTSGKGVSSMELKDTGNLVLIGSNDSEVIWQSFDDPTDTLLPMQEFHKGMKLVSEPDSNNFTYVLEIGSSGDVTLSAVLQTLQPMPYWSMQSDSRRIVNRGGNEVASATIVANAWRFYDKNKSLLWEFVFKDNDAVNDTWTAVLGSDGIITFYSLQNQGLDGVAPRRIPEYSCSTPEPCDTYNLCTGDRKCSCPSVLSSRPNCKPGFASPCNSKGAIELVKADDGLNYFGLGFLSPFSRTDLIGCKTSCSENCSCLAMFFQESSRSCFLLDWIGSFEKSDKDTGFVSYIKVSSDGGTDKGLRYYKKSEPSAETPQENSDGDTFLENLTGMPIRYGYNDLEIATNNFSEKLGQGGFGSVYKGVLPNGTELAVKKLEGIGQGKREFRAEVSIIGSIHHHHLVRLKGFCAEGTHRLLAYEYMANGSLDKWIFNKNNAEFSLDWDTRFNIALGTAKGLAYLHEDCDSKIVHCDIKPENVLLDENFNAKVSDFGLAKLMTREQSHVFTTLRGTRGYLAPEWITNYAISEKSDVYSYGMVLLEIIGGRKNYDPAESSEKSYFPYFTFKMMEEGKLRDIVDSELKAYEDDERVEIAIKVALWCIQEDMNLRPSMSKVVQMLEGLCTVPKPPSRFSPLGSNIHSIPFSMSTSEAGTSSSAPSDTNTEAFLRGVQLSGPR, from the exons ATGGCAAAAAATTGGTCTCAATTCAATGTTATTATGGATACCTTCTTCTGTTTCTGTATCCTTCTACAGTGTGAGATTGTGTTTGCTAGTATTCAAAGGGTAGGAAAGGTATTTCCAGGTCTAGAAGGTTCTCAAATGAATTGGGTAGATAGGGATGGAAAGTTTCTTGTTTCCAACAATGGAGAATTCAACTTTGGGTTTGATCAAACCCAAAATGATACCACATTGTTTCTATTAGCAGTGGTCCACACTGCTAGTTCCAAGGTTGTTTGGTCCGCGAATAGAGcggttcctgtttcgaattctGATAAATTTGTGTTTGATGAGAAGGGTAATGCCTTTTTGGAGAAAGGGGGGAAAACTGTTTGGTCTAGTGACACAAGTGGAAAAGGGGTTTCTTCAATGGAATTGAAGGACACTGGGAATTTGGTTTTGATTGGGAGTAATGACAGTGAAGTGATTTGGCAGAGCTTCGATGATCCGACTGATACATTGCTTCCAATGCAGGAATTCCATAAGGGAATGAAACTTGTTAGTGAGCCTGATTCTAACAACTTTACCTATGTTCTTGAGATTGGATCATCCGGCGATGTCACTCTTTCGGCCGTGTTACAAACTCTGCAACCAATGCCATATTGGTCTATGcagagtgacagccgcagaatCGTCAATAGAGGTGGCAATGAGGTGGCTTCGGCAACCATTGTTGCGAATGCTTGGAGGTTCTATGACAAGAATAAGTCATTGTTGTGGGAATTTGTTTTCAAAGATAATGATGCTGTGAATGATACTTGGACTGCAGTGTTGGGAAGTGATGGTATTATCACATTCTACAGTCTCCAAAATCAAGGATTGGATGGCGTCGCGCCAAGAAGAATTCCAGAATATTCTTGCAGCACACCGGAGCCTTGTGATACCTACAATTTATGCACCGGTGACAGAAAGTGCAGCTGTCCTTCTGTTCTAAGCTCTAGGCCTAATTGCAAACCGGGTTTTGCCTCTCCTTGTAACTCGAAAGGTGCAATTGAGCTAGTTAAGGCGGACGATGGACTAAACTACTTTGGGCTCGGGTTCCTTTCACCCTTTTCGAGAACTGATCTGATTGGTTGCAAGACTTCCTGCAGTGAAAATTGTTCATGCCTTGCTATGTTCTTCCAAGAAAGTTCAAGAAGTTGTTTTCTATTGGATTGGATCGGAAGCTTTGAGAAGTCTGATAAGGATACTGGTTTTGTCTCTTACATTAAGGTCTCTAGTGATGGTGGCACTGACAAAG GCCTGAGATACTACAAGAAAAGTGAACCTTCAGCCGAGACTCCCCAAGAGAATTCGGATGGTGACACTTTCTTGGAGAACTTAACTGGCATGCCAATTCGCTATGGCTACAACGATCTTGAAATCGCAACTAATAACTTCTCTGAGAAGCTTGGGCAAGGGGGTTTCGGCTCGGTTTACAAAGGAGTCCTACCAAATGGAACAGAACTAGCTGTGAAAAAGTTGGAAGGAATTGGCCAGGGGAAGAGAGAGTTCAGAGCTGAAGTTAGCATAATTGGTAGCATTCATCATCACCATCTGGTTCGGCTTAAAGGATTTTGTGCCGAAGGAACTCACCGGCTTCTTGCTTATGAGTACATGGCTAATGGCTCCTTGGATAAATGGATATTCAACAAAAACAATGCAGAATTTTCATTGGATTGGGACACAAGGTTCAATATAGCGCTTGGAACTGCGAAAGGACTCGCATACCTTCATGAGGATTGTGACTCAAAGATTGTTCATTGTGATATCAAACCAGAAAATGTGCTTCTAGATGAGAACTTCAATGCCAAAGTTTCAGATTTTGGTCTGGCTAAGCTCATGACGCGCGAACAAAGCCATGTTTTCACAACACTAAGGGGGACTCGAGGGTATCTCGCCCCAGAGTGGATAACAAACTACGCCATATCAGAGAAGAGTGATGTATACAGCTATGGTATGGTTTTGTTAGAGATAATTGGCGGCCGGAAAAACTATGATCCGGCCGAAAGCTCGGAGAAATCCTATTTCCCATATTTTACATTCAAGATGATGGAAGAAGGGAAACTAAGAGACATTGTTGATTCAGAATTGAaagcatatgaagatgatgAGAGGGTAGAGATTGCAATCAAAGTTGCATTGTGGTGCATACAAGAAGACATGAATCTAAGGCCTTCAATGAGCAAAGTTGTGCAAATGCTTGAAGGTCTTTGCACTGTTCCTAAGCCACCATCAAGATTTTCTCCATTAGGATCTAACATTCACTCAATTCCTTTTTCTATGTCAACTAGTGAGGCTGGAACTTCTTCATCAGCACCATCAGATACTAACACTGAAGCTTTTCTCCGTGGGGTTCAACTTTCAGGGCCAAGATAA